CAAAGTTTAAGAACTTTTGATAATTTAGAAGATTGCGAAGAAGAATTAGCAGAAATTTTATCTGAAACTGAAGAAATCGGAGAAACATCTGAAGACTGTTTAGATATGGATGATGAAGAAAAATGGGATTGTTTAATTGAAAAAGCAGAAGAAGATAAAAATATGGCTATGTGTAATCAAATAACTATCAAAGATAAAAGAAGCACATGTATTAAAACAGTAGCACATATTCTTCATGATGTAAGTGTATGCGATGTGTTAACAGATAATGATGATAGATTATTCTGCCAAGTACATTCAAGTGCACAAACAACAGGGGGAATGATTTAAACTATAATTTATCTTGTTTTCCTTTTATTTCTTTTTCTCTTTTATTTATTTCTTTTGCAGTTATCAAACCAGTAAATGCAGCTCCATTTATCCCTCTTGAAACTCCTGCTCCATCACCGCATAAAAATAGATTTTTAATTTCTGATTCCATATTATTATTTACTGCTAGTCTTAATGAATAAAATTTTATTTCAGGAGCATATATTAAAGTAGAATCAGAATCAACACCAGGAATAACTTTTGCTAATTTTTCTAAACCTTCTTTTATATTTTCAACAATTCTTGATGGCAATGCCATTGAAATATCTCCAGGAGTAATTTCTGTTAATGTAGGCACAACATAACTTTTTTTTATTCTA
Above is a genomic segment from Candidatus Micrarchaeia archaeon containing:
- a CDS encoding FAD-dependent oxidoreductase gives rise to the protein GFVSLENYGKFVCVNGHAMKTKKSKNTNFAFLVRINLTEPVEDTISYGEKIAELATQIGGGKPIVQRLKDLKRGRRSNWDRIKKSYVVPTLTEITPGDISMALPSRIVENIKEGLEKLAKVIPGVDSDSTLIYAPEIKFYSLRLAVNNNMESEIKNLFLCGDGAGVSRGINGAAFTGLITAKEINKREKEIKGKQDKL